In Macadamia integrifolia cultivar HAES 741 chromosome 1, SCU_Mint_v3, whole genome shotgun sequence, a single window of DNA contains:
- the LOC122073736 gene encoding uncharacterized protein LOC122073736, which produces MAAIVSLPSLYSISRSNFSVTSNFSPSLSPPLRSLRFQRSRMENRSVYLMTKKSPESRRVMSLAAEDTVITAAEEKEESPVDEPVSIPVSPSDMFTMLFQAEGTMAESNVPTVTKALQEIEGVGDIKVQIVEGIASVVPSAS; this is translated from the coding sequence ATGGCAGCCATTGTGTCTCTCCCTTCCCTGTATTCGATTTCCAGAAGCAATTTCAGTGTCACTTCTAATTTCTCCCCTTCTTTGAGTCCTCCGCTACGATCCCTTCGTTTTCAAAGAAGCCGCATGGAGAATCGTTCTGTGTATCTGATGACAAAGAAGTCCCCAGAATCGAGAAGGGTTATGTCGCTTGCCGCCGAGGACACTGTAATCACAGCAgcggaggagaaggaagaatctCCGGTTGACGAGCCCGTTTCGATTCCTGTCTCACCTTCCGACATGTTTACCATGCTCTTCCAGGCAGAAGGGACAATGGCTGAATCTAATGTTCCGACTGTGACCAAAGCTTTACAGGAAATAGAGGGAGTAGGTGATATAAAGGTTCAAATCGTTGAGGGTATTGCCAGTGTTGTCCCTTCTGCCTCATAA